From the genome of Streptomyces xanthophaeus:
AGCCGTGCGCGTCCATGTCGAGCCACTTCACGTGCCAGTTGGCGGCCTTGATGGCCGACTCGGCGACCAGCGAGAGGGTGTCCGGCAGGACGTGCAGCATGTCGTCGAGGTTGTCGGAGGTCACCGACGTGACCACGAACTCGGTCGCCGCCGTGCCCGAGCCCGGGTACGTGGCCATGTTCATCGGGACCTCGTTCGCCCAGGCCATGTGGATGTCACCGGTCAGGAACACGGTGTTCTTGACGCCCCGGTCCTTCAGGTGGCCCAGCAGCTCCTTGCGGTCGTCCGTGTACCCGTCCCACTGGTCCACGTTGATCGCGAGGCCGCCCTCGGGCAGTCCGAGCAGCTTGGTCAGCGGCTTCAGCAGGTGCGCGGGCAGCGAGGCGAAGGCCACCGGCGAGATCATCACCGAGGTGCCCACCAGCTTCCAGGTCGCCTCCGAGCCCGCGAGGCCCGACTTGAGCCAGTCCAGCTGGGCGCGCCCGGTGATGGTGCGCTCCGGGTCGTCCACCGAGCCGCTGCCGACCTTGGTCTGCTGCGAGCGGAAGGAGCGCAGGTCCAGCAGGTGCAGGTCGGCGAGGGTACCGAAGCGCAGCCGGCGGTAGACGGTGCCCGCGATGGAGGCGCGTACGGGCATCCACTCGAAGTACGCCTGCTTGGCGGCGGCCGCGCGGGCCGCCCACTCGCCCTCGGCGCCCGGCGTGTGGTTCTCGGCGCCGCCGGCCCAGCTGTCGTTGGCGAACTCGTGGTCGTCCCAGATGGCGATGACCGGGTGGGCGTGGTGCAGGGCCTGGAGGTCGGCGTCCGTCTTGTACTTGCCGTGCCGCGTACGGTAGTCGGCGAGCGAGACGATCTCGTGCTTCGGCTCGTGCGGGCGTACGACGTACTTCGCCTCCGGGTAGCCCCCGGACTGGTACTCGTAGATGTAGTCACCCAGGTGCAGGATCGCGTGCAGATCCGTGCGGGCCGCCAGGTGGCGGTAGGCGGAGAAGTAGCCGGACTCCCAGTTGGCGCAGGAGACCACGCCGAAGCGGACCCCCTCGGTCGTCGCCTCGTGGGCCGGGGTGGTCAGGGTGCGCCCGACGGGGGAGACGACGCCGCCGGCGGTGAACCGGTACCAGTAGGGCGTCTGCGGCTGCAGCCCGCGTACGTCGACCTTGACCGTGTGGTCGGCGGCGGCGCTCACGGTGACGGTGCCGGAGCCGACGACGCGGGAGAAGGCCTTGTCGGACGCCACTTCCCAGCCCACCTGGGTGGCCGGGCCGAGCCCCGAGCCGGGTACGGCCTCGGGGGTCGGGGTGACGCGGGTCCACAGAAGGACCCCGTCGGGCAGCGGGTCGCCCGAGGCGACGCCGTGGAGGAAGGCGGGCGCGGTGCCCGCCGCGTGGGCGGCCGAGGCGCCCAGGGAGGTGAGGGGGGCCAGTGCGGCCGTGGCCGCAGCGGCCAGAACGACCGTACGGCGGCGGGGAGTTGCCGCTGACTGGGAAGGGGTGAGTTGACTGGTCACGGATGATCATATTACCGACGGGTACACCCCCCGGGCCAGGTGCGGGAATGCAAAGGGCGGGCGAACTCTGGGAGTTCGCCCGCCCTTCGAAGCGGTCGGTCCGGACGGTGATTTCCGGATTGCCCCGGGATCAGCCCTGCAGGGCCTTGTCGATCGCCGCTGTGAACAGCTCCGCAGTCTGCGGGGTCTCGATCTTCTTGCCGTCCATCTTCAGGGTCGGCGTGCCCTTCACCCCGGACTTGTCGAAGGACTTCGACATCTCCAGCGCCCACCGGTCGTACGTACCGTCCTCGACGGCCTTCTTGAACTCGGCGTTGCCCTTGAGCGCCGGGACCGTGTCCGCGACCTTCAGCAGGTAGTCGTCCTTGGCGAAGCTGTCGACGCTCTCCTCGGGGTGCAGGTCCTTGGAGTACAGCGCGGCCTTGTAGTCGAGGAAGGCCTGCGGGCTGACGTTCAGCGCCGCGCCCAGGGCGCTCAGCGCGTTCTTCGAACCCTCGCCCTTGACGGCGTTGTCGATGAAGGTGGCGCCGATGTACTGGAGCTTGTACTTGCCCGCGTCCACGTCCTTCTTGACCTGCTCGCCGGCGGCCTGCTCGAAGGCGGCACAGGCCGGGCAGCGCGAGTCCTCGTACAGCTCCAGGGTCTTCTTCGCTTCGGGCTTGCCGATGACGACCGTGGTGCCGTCCGCGCCCTCGGTGTTCTTCGGCTTGACCAGCTCGGCGGTGGCGGCCTTCTCCCAGTGGGTGGGCTGGTTGGCCTGCATGACCCCGTAGCCGATGCCGCCGATCACGGCGAGCGCGAGCACGACCCCGCCCGCCACGATCACCTGGCGGCGGATCTTGTCCTTCTTGGCCTGGGCCTCGCGCTCGGCGCGCAGACGCTCGCGGGCCGCTGCCTTGTTCGCCTGGCTGTTGCGTGAACTCATCATGATCTCCGTGGGGTGTGACGTGTGGAAGGGACTGCCGTACGTGCGTCAGGCGCGGGCGAGCGCGCCGAGCACGGGGGGTCCCCGCCGTCCCACGGAGTGTGCCGGGAAGCGGGTGGTGGCCCCGGCGGCCGAGCGGACCGACCGAGGCAGCGCCCGCGCAGGCCGGCAGGCTGCCGCGACCGAGGACACGGCCAGCAGCAGCGGCCGGAACGCGAAGGCGGCCACAGCCCGCAGCAGCCGGCCCAGGGCCCGCTCGCCGTGGCGCAGCCAGGCGGCGGCCAGCAGTCCGACCGAGACATGGGCGCCGAGCAGCAGCCAGGGTGTGTACGGCCCCGGCGAGGACAGCAGCGCGGCCGCGCCGGCCGGTCCGGTCACCTCGGTCAGCGGCCCGCCCACCGGCGTGCCACCGCACAGGGCGTCCAGGCCCATGGCGCGCAGCGGGCCCGCGACGGGGCCGCCGGCCGGGCCGTAGCACAGGTGCTGGCCGGTGGTGAAGACGGTGTCGGCGGCCAGCTCCAGCGGTACGAGCAGCCCGGCGATGGGGCCGAAGCCCCGTTCGCGGCCCGCGAGCGCATAGGCGATCGCGAACACACCCGCGAAGGCCCCGGCCACCAGCGTGGGCGGCAACGGGGCCTGGGACATCAGGACGTGCGAGCCCGAGGAGAGCAGTACGACGAGCGCGCTGAACAGCGCGGCCCGCAGCCCCCTGAGTCCCGTCCCGGAAATGTCCATCCTCGCGAGTGTGCCATGCGTTCCTGTGGAACAGGCGTTCAGGGAGTGAGACGCCCGTTACGGAAAAGGTCCACGAAGATCTGGTGGTCGGCGCGCGCCCGGGCCCCGTACGCGTGGGCGAAGTCCACGAGCAGATCCGAGAAGCCCTCCTCGTCGGCCGCGATCGCCGCGTCGATGGCCCGCTCGGTGGAGAAGGGCACCAGGGACTGCCCGCTCTCGGCCTCGTCGGCCGACGCGTGCATGGTCGCGGTCGCCCGGCCGAGATCGGCGACGACGGCCGCGATCTCCTCCGGGTCGTCCAGGTCCGACCAGTCCAGGTCCACCGCGTACGGGGAGACCTCCGCCACCAGCTGACCCGCGCCGTCCAGCTCGGTCCAGCCCAGCCACGGGTCGGCGTGCGCCTGCAGGGCCCGCTGGGAGATCACCGTGCGGTGCCCCTCGTGCAGGAAGTACTCCCGCACCGCCCGGTCCGTGATGTGCCGGGAGACCGCCGGGGTCTGCGCCTGCTTGAGGTAGATCACGACGTCGTTCTCCAGGGCGTCGCTGTGCCCCTCCAGCAGGATGTTGTAGGACGGCAGGCCCGCCGAGCCGATGCCGACGCCCCGGCGCCCCACCACGTCCTTGACCCGGTAGGAGTCGGGGCGCACGAGGGACTCGTCGGGAAGCGTCTCCAGGTACCCGTCGAAGGCGGCCAGCACCTTGTAGCGGGTCGCGGCGTCCAGCTCGATGGAACCGCCGCCGGAGGTGAAGCGGCGCTCGTAGTCCCGTATCTCCGTCATCGAGTCCAGCAGGGAGAAACGCGTCCGGGAGCGGGCCGAGCGCAGCGCGTCCAGCAGAGGGCCCTCGGCGGTGTCCAGGGTGAAGGAGGGCACCTCGTCATTCTTCGCACCCGTGGCCAGCCGGTGGATCCGCTCCCGGTAGGCGCCCGCGTAGATCCGCACCAGCTCGCTTATCTGGTCGTCGCTGAGCGCCTTGGTGTAGCCGATCAGGGCGACGGAGGCGGCGAACCGCTTCAGGTCCCAGGTGAAAGGGCCGATATAGGCCTCGTCGAAATCGTTGACGTTGAAGATCAGCCGGCCGTTGGAGTCCATGTACGTGCCGAAGTTCTCGGCGTGCAGGTCTCCGTGGATCCACACCCGGCCCGTCCGCTCGTCCAGGTAAGGGCCGCCGTGCCGGTCCCGCTCCAGGTCGGAGTAGAAGAGGCAGGCGGTACCCCGGTAGAAGGCGAAGGCCGAAGCCGCCATCTTGCGGAATTTGACCTGGAAGGCAGCGGGGTCGGCGGCGAGCAGCTCACCGAACGCGGTGTCGAACACGTCGAGGATCTGCTCGGCGCGCTGCTCGTCGGTCGTCTCGGGGACCGCCATGGCGGGTTCCTCCTGGTGCACGGGCTGTTTCAGGTTCCGACCGACTGGACGCCGGATCGGCCCTCCTGGTTCTGCAACGCCCGACCGTACCGGTCAGTGCCCGTGATCTGTCACCCGGCCGACGTAGGATTCGAAGCTGCCCCCTCACGCCCCGCCCCCGGAGGACCCGCGCCGTGACAAAGCCGCCGTTCACGCACCTGCACGTCCACACCCAGTACTCGCTGCTGGACGGTGCCGCACGGCTGAAGGACATGTTCAACGCGTGCAACGAGATGGGCATGACGCACATCGCCATGTCCGACCACGGCAACCTGCACGGGGCGTACGACTTCTTCCACACCGCGCAGAAGGCCGGCATCACGCCGATCATCGGCATCGAGGCGTACGTCGCCCCCGAGTCCCGGCGCAACAAGCGGCGCATCCAGTGGGGCCAGCCGCACCAGAAGCGCGACGACGTCTCCGGTTCCGGCGGTTACACCCACAAGACGATCTGGGCGTCGAACGCCACCGGTCTGCACAACATCTTCCGGCTGTCCTCCGACGCGTACGCCGAGGGCTGGCTCACGAAGTGGCCGCGGATGGACAAGGAGACCATCTCCAAGTGGTCCGAGGGCCTGATCGCCTCCACCGGCTGCCCGTCCGGCGAGGTGCAGACCAGGCTGCGGCTCGGCCAGTTCGACGAGGCCGTGCAGGCCGCCTCCGACTACAAGGACATCTTCGGCGAGGGGCGCTACTTCCTGGAGCTGATGGACCACGGCATCGAGATCGAGCGCCGGGTCCGCGACGGGCTGCTGGAGATCGGCAAGAAGCTCGGCATCCCGCCGCTGGTGACGAACGACTCCCACTACACCTACGCCAGCGAGGCGACGGCCCACGACGCCCTGCTCTGCATCCAGACCGGCAAGAACCTCTCGGACCCGGACCGCTTCCGCTTCGACGGCACCGGCTACTACCTGAAGTCGACCGACGAGATGTACGCGATCGACTCCTCGGACGCCTGGCAGGAGGGCTGCGCCAACACCCGGCTGGTCGCCGACCAGATCGACACCGAGGGCATGTTCAAGTTCCGGAACCTGATGCCGAAGTTCGACATCCCGGAAGGCCACACCGAGGTCAGCTGGTTCCGCGAGGAGACCATGCGCGGCATGCACCGCCGCTACCCCGGAGGCATTCCGGAGGACCGGATGCAGCAGGCCGAGTACGAGATGGACACGATCATCTCGATGGGCTTCCCCGGCTACTTCCTCGTGGTCGCCGACTTCATCATGTGGGCCAAGAACCAGGGCATCGCGGTGGGCCCGGGCCGAGGCTCCGCGGCCGGTTCGATCGTCGCGTACGCCATGGGCATCACCGACCTCGACCCGCTCACGCACGGCCTGATCTTCGAGCGCTTCCTGAACCCCGAGCGCGTCTCCATGCCCGACGTCGACATCGACTTCGACGAGCGCCGGCGCGTCGAGGTGATCAGGTACGTGACCGAGAAGTACGGCGCCGACAAGGTCGCCATGATCGGCACCTACGGCACCATCAAGGCCAAGAACGCGATCAAGGACTCCGCGCGCGTCCTGGGCTACCCGTACGCCATGGGCGACCGCCTCACCAAGGCCATGCCCGCCGACGTCCTCGGCAAGGGCATCCCGCTCTCCGGCATCCTCGACCCGACGCACCCCCGCTACGGCGAGGCCGGCGAGATCCGCGGGATGTACGAGAACGAGCCGGACGTGAAGAAGGTCATCGACACCGCCCGCGGTGTGGAGGGCCTGGTCCGCCAGATGGGCGTGCACGCCGCCGGCGTGATCATGTCCAGCGAGACCATCACCGACCACGTACCCGTCTGGGTGCGGCACACCGACGGCGTCACCATCACCCAGTGGGACTACCCGAGCTGCGAGTCGCTCGGCCTGCTGAAGATGGACTTCCTCGGCCTGCGCAACCTCACGATCATGGACGACGCCGTCAAGATGGTGAAGGCCAACAAGGGGATCGACATCGATCTCCTGGGCCTCCCGCTCGACGACCCCAAGACCTTCGAACTGCTCGGCCGCGGTGACACCCTCGGCGTCTTCCAGTTCGACGGCGGGCCCATGCGCTCCCTGCTGCGCCTGATGAAGCCCGACAACTTCGAGGACATCTCCGCCGTCTCGGCCCTGTACCGGCCGGGCCCGATGGGCATGAACTCGCACACGAACTACGCCCTGCGCAAGAACAAGCAGCAGGAGATCACCCCGATCCACCCGGAGCTGGAGGGGCCGCTCGAAGAGGTGCTCGCGGTCACCTACGGCCTGATCGTCTACCAGGAGCAGGTCCAGAAGGCCGCCCAGATCATCGCCGGGTACTCGCTCGGCGAGGCCGACATCCTGCGCCGCGTGATGGGCAAGAAGAAGCCCGAGGAGCTGGCGAAGAACTTCGTCATCTTCGAGGAGGGCGCCAGGGGCAAGGGCTTCAGCGACCAGGCGATCAAGGCCCTGTGGGACGTCCTGGTCCCCTTCGCCGGCTACGCCTTCAACAAGGCCCACTCGGCCGCGTACGGCCTGGTCTCCTACTGGACCGCCTACCTCAAGGCGAACTTCCCGGCCGAATACATGGCGGGCCTGCTCACCTCGGTCAAGGACGACAAGGACAAGTCCGCGATCTACCTGAACGAGTGCCGCCGGATGGGCATCAAGGTCCTGCCGCCGAACGTGAACGAGTCCGAGCCGAACTTCGCGGCCCAGGGCGACGACGTGATCCTCTTCGGCCTCACCGCGGTGCGCAACGTCGGCACGAACGTCGTCGAGTCGATCATCAGGACGAGGAAGGCCAAGGGGAAGTTCTCCTCCTTCCCCGACTTCCTGGACAAGGTCGAGGCCGTCGTCTGCAACAAGCGCACCGTCGAGTCGCTGATCAAGGCCGGCGCCTACGACGAGATGGGCCACACCCGCAAGGGCCTGGTCGCACACCACGAGTCGATGATCGACAACGTGGTCGCGGTCAAGCGCAAGGAGGCCGAGGGACAGTTCGACCTGTTCGGCGGGATGGGTGACGAGAACGCGAGCGACGAGCCCGGCTTCGGCCTCGACGTGGAGTTCTCCGACGTCGAGTGGGAGAAGTCCTACCTGCTCGCCCAGGAGCGCGAGATGCTCGGCCTCTACGTCTCCGACCACCCGCTCTTCGGCCTGGAGCACGTGCTCTCCGACAAGACGGACGCCGGCATCTCCCAGCTGACCGGCGGCGAGCACTCCGACGGCGCCGTCGTCACCATCGGCGGCATCATCTCGGGCCTCCAGCGCAAGATGACCAAGCAGGGCAACGCCTGGGCCATCGCCACCGTCGAGGACCTGGCCGGGTCCATCGAATGCATGTTCTTCCCGGCGACCTACCAGCTCGTCTCCACCCAGCTGGTCGAGGACACCGTCGTCTTCGTCAAGGGCCGCCTCGACAAGCGCGAGGACGTCCCCCGCCTGGTCGCCATGGAGATGATGGTCCCCGACCTCTCCTCGGCCGGCACCAACGCCCCGGTGGTCCTGACCATCCCCACCGTCAAGGTCACGCCGCCGATGGTGACCCGTCTGGGCGAGATCCTGCGCCACCACAAGGGCAACACCGAGGTGCGGATCAAGCTCCAGGGGCCGCGGACCACCACCGTGCTCCGCCTCGACAAGCACCGCGTCCAGCCCGACCCCGCGCTCTTCGGCGACCTCAAGGTGCTGCTCGGACCGTCCTGCCTGGCCGGATAGAGACCCCGGCGGAACGTGCGGAAGGGCCCGCCCGGTGACACCGGGCGGGCCCTTCCGCATGCGAGTACGGCCGTCAGTTGTGGCCGAACTTCTTCTCCTTGCGCTTGTGCGCCATGTCCATCGGGCTCGGCGCCGAGGAGGAGGGCATCGACTCGGTCTCCGAGGTGCCCTTGGTCGGATCCTGCCCCGACCGGGGCTGCTGCTTGGCGGGCTGCTTCTGGTTCTTGTTCTTGGCCATGGTGGAGCCTCCGTGAGGGTCTAGGGGCCAGGACCGCCTTCACACTCACACAACGCCAGAAACCGCGCATTTTGGATCATTACTGCGCGTAGCCGAGGCCCTCCGCCCCGTCTGTCGTGAGATCCGCCACGCCGATGATCGAGTTCCGGCCTTCAACGCCCTTGGGGTCGGGCAGACTCGGGGAACCGCCGCAAAGCACAGAGGACCCCCAGGGAAGAGGGTGGAACGCGTGGACCGCTGCGTCGTCCTGGTGGACGCCGGCTACCTGCTGGGTG
Proteins encoded in this window:
- a CDS encoding alkaline phosphatase D family protein, with the protein product MTSQLTPSQSAATPRRRTVVLAAAATAALAPLTSLGASAAHAAGTAPAFLHGVASGDPLPDGVLLWTRVTPTPEAVPGSGLGPATQVGWEVASDKAFSRVVGSGTVTVSAAADHTVKVDVRGLQPQTPYWYRFTAGGVVSPVGRTLTTPAHEATTEGVRFGVVSCANWESGYFSAYRHLAARTDLHAILHLGDYIYEYQSGGYPEAKYVVRPHEPKHEIVSLADYRTRHGKYKTDADLQALHHAHPVIAIWDDHEFANDSWAGGAENHTPGAEGEWAARAAAAKQAYFEWMPVRASIAGTVYRRLRFGTLADLHLLDLRSFRSQQTKVGSGSVDDPERTITGRAQLDWLKSGLAGSEATWKLVGTSVMISPVAFASLPAHLLKPLTKLLGLPEGGLAINVDQWDGYTDDRKELLGHLKDRGVKNTVFLTGDIHMAWANEVPMNMATYPGSGTAATEFVVTSVTSDNLDDMLHVLPDTLSLVAESAIKAANWHVKWLDMDAHGYGVLDVTAERSQMDYYVVSDKRQPGATSAWSRSYRTLNGTQKVDRVYQPVR
- a CDS encoding DsbA family protein — encoded protein: MSSRNSQANKAAARERLRAEREAQAKKDKIRRQVIVAGGVVLALAVIGGIGYGVMQANQPTHWEKAATAELVKPKNTEGADGTTVVIGKPEAKKTLELYEDSRCPACAAFEQAAGEQVKKDVDAGKYKLQYIGATFIDNAVKGEGSKNALSALGAALNVSPQAFLDYKAALYSKDLHPEESVDSFAKDDYLLKVADTVPALKGNAEFKKAVEDGTYDRWALEMSKSFDKSGVKGTPTLKMDGKKIETPQTAELFTAAIDKALQG
- a CDS encoding DUF2252 domain-containing protein; amino-acid sequence: MAVPETTDEQRAEQILDVFDTAFGELLAADPAAFQVKFRKMAASAFAFYRGTACLFYSDLERDRHGGPYLDERTGRVWIHGDLHAENFGTYMDSNGRLIFNVNDFDEAYIGPFTWDLKRFAASVALIGYTKALSDDQISELVRIYAGAYRERIHRLATGAKNDEVPSFTLDTAEGPLLDALRSARSRTRFSLLDSMTEIRDYERRFTSGGGSIELDAATRYKVLAAFDGYLETLPDESLVRPDSYRVKDVVGRRGVGIGSAGLPSYNILLEGHSDALENDVVIYLKQAQTPAVSRHITDRAVREYFLHEGHRTVISQRALQAHADPWLGWTELDGAGQLVAEVSPYAVDLDWSDLDDPEEIAAVVADLGRATATMHASADEAESGQSLVPFSTERAIDAAIAADEEGFSDLLVDFAHAYGARARADHQIFVDLFRNGRLTP
- the dnaE gene encoding DNA polymerase III subunit alpha; protein product: MTKPPFTHLHVHTQYSLLDGAARLKDMFNACNEMGMTHIAMSDHGNLHGAYDFFHTAQKAGITPIIGIEAYVAPESRRNKRRIQWGQPHQKRDDVSGSGGYTHKTIWASNATGLHNIFRLSSDAYAEGWLTKWPRMDKETISKWSEGLIASTGCPSGEVQTRLRLGQFDEAVQAASDYKDIFGEGRYFLELMDHGIEIERRVRDGLLEIGKKLGIPPLVTNDSHYTYASEATAHDALLCIQTGKNLSDPDRFRFDGTGYYLKSTDEMYAIDSSDAWQEGCANTRLVADQIDTEGMFKFRNLMPKFDIPEGHTEVSWFREETMRGMHRRYPGGIPEDRMQQAEYEMDTIISMGFPGYFLVVADFIMWAKNQGIAVGPGRGSAAGSIVAYAMGITDLDPLTHGLIFERFLNPERVSMPDVDIDFDERRRVEVIRYVTEKYGADKVAMIGTYGTIKAKNAIKDSARVLGYPYAMGDRLTKAMPADVLGKGIPLSGILDPTHPRYGEAGEIRGMYENEPDVKKVIDTARGVEGLVRQMGVHAAGVIMSSETITDHVPVWVRHTDGVTITQWDYPSCESLGLLKMDFLGLRNLTIMDDAVKMVKANKGIDIDLLGLPLDDPKTFELLGRGDTLGVFQFDGGPMRSLLRLMKPDNFEDISAVSALYRPGPMGMNSHTNYALRKNKQQEITPIHPELEGPLEEVLAVTYGLIVYQEQVQKAAQIIAGYSLGEADILRRVMGKKKPEELAKNFVIFEEGARGKGFSDQAIKALWDVLVPFAGYAFNKAHSAAYGLVSYWTAYLKANFPAEYMAGLLTSVKDDKDKSAIYLNECRRMGIKVLPPNVNESEPNFAAQGDDVILFGLTAVRNVGTNVVESIIRTRKAKGKFSSFPDFLDKVEAVVCNKRTVESLIKAGAYDEMGHTRKGLVAHHESMIDNVVAVKRKEAEGQFDLFGGMGDENASDEPGFGLDVEFSDVEWEKSYLLAQEREMLGLYVSDHPLFGLEHVLSDKTDAGISQLTGGEHSDGAVVTIGGIISGLQRKMTKQGNAWAIATVEDLAGSIECMFFPATYQLVSTQLVEDTVVFVKGRLDKREDVPRLVAMEMMVPDLSSAGTNAPVVLTIPTVKVTPPMVTRLGEILRHHKGNTEVRIKLQGPRTTTVLRLDKHRVQPDPALFGDLKVLLGPSCLAG